The Streptomyces sp. HSG2 genome has a segment encoding these proteins:
- a CDS encoding condensation protein — translation MSTAPTRVPFPVVDEISRHCHHRREPETIHIEIRLPGPLDPARLREAFAGALERHPRALMREAEGPWFRRRYEWELTDTADVDVVRVAPPGPDALGDARARALARVPPLSAAPPIRLEVVAGEAGTVLLLGINHTALDGPACLRLLATTAELYGGRDNTPAAHPVRAVAQSPPVVRDLATPAPWSRPARVAPGAPGAAPGDGVLVAELALPGRPAGAGYTVNDQLMVATALTVAQWNREHGARPRPLRITMPVDDRPRDSGMPIGNGTRLVDVPFTVAELRFPTLPDLLRRTAARTRDLKARPRPQLGRGAALLTTPWAPVACRAVVTRAVRRACGPWTSTTLLSNIGRVPYPLDFGEEAGRARAVWLSAPARAPRGLTFTTASTGGLLHLSVRWSRSVLGDEDGARVGDLFAHHLAATEAAS, via the coding sequence GTGAGCACCGCGCCGACGCGGGTCCCGTTCCCGGTGGTCGACGAGATCAGCCGCCACTGCCACCACCGGCGGGAGCCCGAGACGATCCACATCGAGATCCGTCTGCCGGGACCGCTGGACCCGGCACGGCTCCGCGAGGCCTTCGCGGGCGCGCTCGAACGCCACCCTCGGGCCCTGATGCGGGAGGCCGAGGGGCCCTGGTTCCGGCGCCGCTACGAGTGGGAGCTGACGGACACCGCCGACGTCGACGTCGTCCGCGTGGCCCCACCCGGTCCTGACGCCCTCGGGGACGCCCGCGCCCGCGCCCTCGCCCGGGTGCCGCCGCTGTCGGCCGCGCCACCGATCAGGCTGGAGGTGGTGGCGGGCGAGGCGGGAACGGTGCTCCTGCTCGGCATCAACCACACCGCCCTGGACGGCCCCGCCTGCCTGCGGCTGCTCGCCACCACCGCCGAGCTGTACGGCGGGCGGGACAACACCCCCGCGGCGCACCCGGTCCGCGCCGTCGCGCAGAGCCCCCCGGTCGTGCGGGATCTCGCGACCCCCGCGCCCTGGTCCCGGCCGGCCCGCGTGGCCCCGGGCGCCCCCGGGGCGGCCCCCGGCGACGGTGTCCTGGTCGCCGAACTGGCCCTCCCGGGCCGACCGGCGGGGGCCGGATACACCGTGAACGACCAGTTGATGGTGGCCACGGCCCTGACGGTGGCCCAGTGGAACCGGGAACACGGCGCCCGCCCCCGCCCGCTGCGCATCACCATGCCGGTGGACGACCGTCCCCGGGACTCCGGGATGCCCATCGGCAACGGCACCCGTCTCGTCGACGTTCCCTTCACCGTGGCCGAGTTGAGGTTCCCGACCCTCCCGGACCTGCTGCGACGCACGGCCGCCCGAACCCGCGACCTCAAGGCGCGTCCCCGCCCCCAACTCGGTCGCGGCGCGGCGCTGCTGACCACCCCGTGGGCCCCGGTGGCCTGCCGCGCGGTCGTCACCCGTGCCGTGCGCCGAGCCTGTGGTCCGTGGACCTCCACCACCCTCCTGAGCAACATCGGCCGAGTCCCCTACCCCTTGGACTTCGGGGAGGAGGCCGGGCGGGCCCGCGCGGTCTGGCTGTCGGCGCCGGCCCGCGCCCCACGCGGTCTGACGTTCACCACCGCCTCCACCGGGGGCCTCCTGCACCTGTCGGTGCGCTGGTCGCGCAGTGTCCTCGGCGACGAGGACGGCGCCCGCGTGGGCGACCTCTTCGCCCACCACCTCGCCGCCACGGAGGCCGCCTCGTGA
- a CDS encoding alpha-(1->3)-arabinofuranosyltransferase family protein: protein MTTTVQTPPPAATSPGTDTAGPPDRPRSRRWLWGFWVVVFALFVAAGPGRQTFDTKLGVTVDPGRFLGDLGTLWHGQSGFGGLQDQYIGYLWPMLPFYWLADLARVPVWLAERLWLSLIVTAAFWGASRLAERLRIGDSTTRLLGAAVYALWPLFTIVVGSTSAAALPGALLPWVLLPLADTRYAPRVAALRSALLVPFMGGVNAASTLASLLPVGLYLLTRPPGPRKRRLLAWWVPAVAVVTAWWWIPLLLLGVYGENFLPFIENAETTTSTMSAAEALRGAGNWVAYLHFDEAWLPAGWTVVSSVLVVVGSSLAAAIGLAGLARRDLPERRWLVLTVLVAALVLLAGYGGAFGAPFHATVRDWLDGPLAPFRNIYKFQTGPALALSLGLAHLVSVAAAARSARTRVPRARGVLPALAAVLVLPGLLWPYLNGSILSPGSFRELPDHWRTTAEWLAENAPDSRALVVPATAHGLYTWGSPIDQPLDVLAESRWAQRDYVPFGTPGNRRAMDAVEQALMTGGAVPGLADYLGRAGIHHVVVRNDLDPDRIGHVPTTTVVRALEQSGYERVTGIGPATTLGVIADDTPLQVEGLFPSRRAVEIYRPADPEVPLPGRAGLTPVADTAVVSGGPEALLPLAGELRGRPTVLTGDAHPGVDTPAARITGDGLRRADTRFGLVNANTSYTYTRGERNAPDATQDPGESPHQILPVEGVDHQTVAELRGARSVTASSYGNWLFHLPQYDPVHAFDGNPGTAWAEGSPDSPAGQWLRIAFDGSYDMPASLDVTPLPQDGVRAAPTRVRVDTEQGSRSSFLRADGTTQEVRAPEGATGWMRLTIVESTAREPGLTGAGFTEIALPDVQVTRLLRLPTDATGPESPNEVVSLHRAADPTGLSPVGTETGLHRRFDTTTEGTFTLKAHAVAVPGAELDRLLYEVAPDQPARITATADSTARLGPGLDARNLTDGDLTTAWIAGDRPTLRLSWEGKVPVGELVLVAAGGLTTRPTEVEIGSPDGAAVASVDPNGRVVFGPLTTDRLDVTITGTAPLTLHNPVADERLQLPVGLAEAHLPALEAYRTPPADPDREFTLPCGSGPDLALDGGLYQTGLRGTVADLTERRPVEVTLCQDGRPDAEVRLPAGEHRLEGGDAGPLALTELTLTRGALSPTAVDRSAEVGDWSGDRREVRVNAGAAAYLTTYENVNEGWKATLDGRELTPVRLDGWQQGWLVPEGAGGTITLTYEPAVVYHAGLAGSAAGIVAVLGLALWRRREPSARSPLSAPAPPGLWLGAVAATAVGVVIAGWWALLVPVLAVAARWRPTILAPLAFVAMAGAGLAAAFGAGQPPDTGAGPFGHTAQFLALVALFAAVAGLGGAAEPASDDEADGGAPDRPVESPAADAGGGRS from the coding sequence ATGACGACCACAGTCCAGACTCCGCCTCCGGCGGCGACGTCCCCCGGCACGGACACGGCCGGGCCCCCGGACCGCCCGCGTTCCAGGCGTTGGCTGTGGGGTTTCTGGGTCGTCGTGTTCGCCCTCTTCGTGGCGGCCGGTCCGGGGCGGCAGACGTTCGACACCAAGTTGGGCGTGACGGTCGACCCGGGCCGCTTCCTCGGTGACCTGGGGACGCTGTGGCACGGTCAGAGCGGCTTCGGCGGCCTCCAGGACCAGTACATCGGGTACCTGTGGCCGATGCTCCCGTTCTACTGGCTGGCCGACCTGGCGCGGGTGCCGGTCTGGCTGGCCGAACGCCTGTGGCTGTCCCTGATCGTGACCGCCGCCTTCTGGGGGGCGTCACGGCTCGCGGAGCGGCTGCGGATCGGCGACTCGACGACCCGGCTGCTCGGCGCGGCGGTGTACGCGCTGTGGCCGCTGTTCACCATCGTCGTCGGCTCCACCTCCGCCGCCGCCCTCCCCGGCGCGTTGCTCCCCTGGGTGTTGCTGCCGCTGGCCGACACCCGGTACGCCCCCCGCGTCGCGGCCCTGCGCTCGGCACTGCTGGTCCCCTTCATGGGAGGGGTGAACGCCGCCTCCACACTCGCCTCGCTGCTCCCGGTGGGGCTCTACCTGCTCACCCGGCCGCCCGGACCCCGGAAGCGGCGACTGCTGGCCTGGTGGGTGCCGGCGGTCGCGGTGGTCACCGCCTGGTGGTGGATTCCCCTGCTGCTGCTCGGCGTGTACGGGGAGAACTTCCTCCCCTTCATCGAGAACGCCGAGACGACGACCTCCACCATGTCGGCGGCGGAGGCGCTGCGCGGCGCCGGGAACTGGGTCGCCTACCTGCACTTCGACGAGGCCTGGCTGCCCGCCGGGTGGACGGTGGTCTCCTCGGTGCTCGTGGTCGTCGGCTCGTCGCTGGCCGCCGCGATCGGCCTCGCCGGCCTCGCCCGCCGGGATCTGCCGGAACGGCGTTGGCTGGTCCTGACGGTGCTGGTGGCGGCGCTGGTGCTGCTGGCCGGGTACGGCGGGGCGTTCGGCGCGCCCTTCCACGCGACGGTGCGGGACTGGCTGGACGGCCCGCTCGCCCCCTTCCGCAACATCTACAAGTTCCAGACCGGACCGGCGCTGGCCCTGTCCCTGGGACTGGCCCACCTGGTGTCCGTGGCGGCGGCGGCCCGGAGCGCCCGGACCCGCGTCCCCAGGGCCCGCGGGGTCCTCCCGGCGCTGGCGGCCGTGCTGGTACTGCCGGGCCTGCTGTGGCCCTACCTCAACGGCTCCATTCTGAGCCCCGGTTCCTTCCGCGAGCTGCCCGACCACTGGCGGACGACGGCCGAGTGGCTGGCGGAGAACGCCCCGGACTCCCGCGCCCTGGTCGTCCCGGCCACCGCGCACGGCCTCTACACCTGGGGCTCCCCCATCGACCAGCCGCTCGACGTCCTCGCCGAGTCCCGTTGGGCGCAGCGTGACTACGTGCCCTTCGGCACCCCCGGAAACCGCCGGGCGATGGACGCCGTCGAACAGGCCCTGATGACCGGCGGGGCCGTGCCCGGCCTGGCCGACTACCTGGGCCGCGCCGGAATCCACCACGTCGTCGTCCGCAACGACCTGGACCCCGACCGGATCGGGCACGTGCCGACGACCACCGTCGTCCGGGCTCTCGAACAGTCCGGCTACGAGCGGGTGACCGGGATCGGCCCGGCCACCACCCTGGGCGTCATCGCCGACGACACCCCTCTCCAGGTCGAGGGGCTGTTCCCGAGCCGGCGGGCGGTGGAGATCTACCGCCCCGCGGACCCGGAGGTGCCGCTCCCGGGCAGGGCCGGCCTGACTCCCGTCGCCGACACGGCGGTGGTCTCCGGCGGCCCGGAGGCACTGCTCCCGCTCGCCGGCGAGCTGCGCGGCCGGCCCACCGTCCTGACCGGGGACGCCCATCCCGGGGTCGACACCCCGGCGGCGCGGATCACCGGTGACGGGCTGCGGCGCGCCGACACCCGCTTCGGTCTGGTCAACGCGAACACGTCCTACACGTACACCCGCGGCGAGCGCAACGCGCCCGACGCGACTCAGGACCCCGGCGAGTCGCCCCATCAGATCCTGCCGGTCGAGGGGGTGGACCATCAGACGGTGGCGGAGCTGCGCGGCGCCCGCTCGGTCACCGCGTCCTCCTACGGCAACTGGCTGTTCCACCTGCCGCAGTACGACCCGGTGCACGCCTTCGACGGGAACCCCGGGACGGCCTGGGCGGAGGGGTCACCCGACTCGCCCGCCGGACAGTGGCTGCGGATCGCCTTCGACGGCTCGTACGACATGCCCGCCTCGCTGGACGTCACGCCACTTCCCCAGGACGGTGTGCGGGCGGCACCCACGCGGGTCCGCGTCGACACCGAGCAGGGCTCCCGCAGCAGCTTCCTACGGGCCGACGGCACCACCCAGGAGGTCCGGGCCCCCGAGGGGGCCACCGGCTGGATGCGGCTGACGATCGTGGAGTCCACCGCCCGCGAGCCCGGTCTGACGGGCGCGGGCTTCACCGAGATCGCCCTGCCCGACGTCCAGGTCACGCGGCTGCTGCGGCTGCCCACCGACGCCACCGGGCCGGAGAGCCCCAACGAGGTCGTCTCGCTGCACCGGGCCGCCGACCCGACGGGGCTGTCGCCGGTCGGCACCGAGACCGGCCTGCACCGCCGCTTCGACACGACGACCGAGGGCACCTTCACACTCAAGGCGCACGCGGTCGCCGTGCCCGGGGCCGAACTGGACCGACTGCTGTACGAGGTGGCGCCGGACCAGCCCGCCAGGATCACCGCCACCGCCGACTCCACCGCCCGGCTCGGCCCCGGGCTGGACGCCCGCAACCTCACCGACGGCGACCTGACCACGGCGTGGATCGCCGGCGACCGACCGACCCTCCGGCTGAGTTGGGAGGGCAAGGTACCGGTGGGCGAACTCGTGCTGGTCGCGGCGGGCGGCCTGACCACCCGGCCCACCGAGGTGGAGATCGGCTCCCCGGACGGCGCGGCCGTCGCCTCGGTGGACCCCAACGGTCGCGTCGTCTTCGGGCCCCTGACCACCGACCGGCTCGACGTCACGATCACCGGGACGGCGCCGCTGACCCTGCACAACCCCGTCGCCGACGAGCGACTCCAGCTCCCGGTGGGCCTTGCCGAGGCGCACCTGCCCGCTCTGGAGGCCTACCGCACGCCGCCCGCCGATCCCGACCGGGAGTTCACCCTGCCCTGCGGCAGCGGCCCCGACCTCGCCCTGGACGGCGGGCTTTACCAGACCGGGTTGCGCGGTACCGTCGCCGACCTGACCGAGCGACGGCCGGTGGAGGTGACCCTGTGCCAGGATGGCCGGCCGGACGCGGAAGTGCGGCTGCCGGCCGGGGAACACCGGCTGGAGGGCGGTGACGCCGGGCCGTTGGCGCTGACCGAGCTGACCCTGACCCGGGGCGCGCTCTCCCCCACCGCGGTCGACCGCTCCGCCGAGGTGGGCGACTGGTCCGGCGACCGACGCGAAGTCCGGGTGAACGCCGGAGCGGCCGCGTACCTGACCACCTACGAGAACGTCAACGAAGGCTGGAAGGCCACCCTGGACGGCCGGGAGCTGACCCCGGTCCGCCTGGACGGCTGGCAGCAGGGCTGGCTCGTGCCCGAGGGCGCCGGCGGCACGATCACGCTCACCTACGAGCCCGCCGTCGTCTACCACGCGGGGCTGGCCGGCTCCGCCGCCGGGATCGTCGCGGTGCTGGGCCTGGCCCTGTGGCGACGCCGGGAGCCCTCGGCGCGGTCCCCGCTCTCGGCGCCGGCACCGCCCGGACTTTGGCTCGGCGCGGTGGCGGCGACCGCCGTGGGCGTGGTGATCGCCGGGTGGTGGGCGTTGCTCGTGCCGGTCCTCGCGGTGGCGGCGAGGTGGCGCCCGACCATCCTGGCACCCCTCGCCTTCGTCGCCATGGCCGGAGCCGGCCTCGCCGCCGCCTTCGGCGCCGGGCAGCCGCCGGACACGGGCGCGGGGCCCTTCGGGCACACCGCCCAGTTCCTCGCGCTCGTCGCCCTGTTCGCGGCCGTCGCGGGCCTGGGCGGCGCCGCGGAGCCCGCCTCGGACGACGAGGCGGACGGGGGCGCGCCGGACCGACCGGTGGAGAGTCCGGCCGCGGACGCGGGGGGTGGACGATCGTGA
- a CDS encoding class I SAM-dependent methyltransferase has translation MSASGLRDPSIRRSLALFRAFRHERDDPAGCYDLLARDSADQLERYGGPLAGRTVADVGGGAGHFTTEFRRRGARAFLLEPDRRELGERPPPGTVVADGYLLPLPDGAADVTFSSNVLEHVADPGTFLSELVRVTRPGGLIYVAFTNWLSPWGGHEWAPWHYLGADRARARYGRRTGQEAKHRLGENLFPVHVGTTLRQVRSLRGVHVVSARSRYWPFLAEAVVKVPGLREFATWNLLLILRRESL, from the coding sequence ATGAGCGCCAGCGGCCTCCGTGATCCGTCGATACGCCGGTCCCTCGCCCTGTTCCGTGCCTTCCGTCACGAGCGGGACGATCCCGCCGGCTGCTACGACCTGCTCGCCCGGGACTCCGCCGACCAGCTCGAACGGTACGGCGGACCGCTGGCCGGTCGCACCGTGGCCGACGTCGGCGGCGGCGCCGGCCACTTCACCACCGAGTTCCGACGGCGAGGAGCGCGGGCGTTCCTCCTCGAACCGGACCGGCGAGAACTGGGCGAGCGTCCTCCCCCGGGGACGGTCGTCGCCGACGGCTACCTGCTACCCCTGCCCGACGGCGCCGCCGACGTGACCTTCTCCTCCAACGTCCTGGAACACGTGGCCGATCCCGGCACCTTCCTCAGCGAACTGGTCCGCGTCACACGGCCCGGCGGGCTGATCTACGTCGCCTTCACCAACTGGCTGTCGCCGTGGGGCGGGCACGAGTGGGCACCCTGGCACTACCTCGGGGCGGACCGCGCCCGCGCCCGCTACGGACGTCGGACCGGCCAGGAGGCCAAACACCGTCTGGGCGAGAACCTCTTCCCGGTCCACGTCGGCACCACCCTGCGGCAGGTGCGCTCCCTGCGCGGCGTCCACGTCGTCTCCGCGCGCAGCCGCTACTGGCCGTTCCTCGCCGAGGCCGTCGTCAAGGTCCCCGGCCTCCGCGAGTTCGCCACCTGGAACCTCCTCCTCATCCTCCGGCGGGAATCCCTATGA
- a CDS encoding glycosyltransferase family 4 protein: MPRHVPSPPRAAPPGARRHPPARPSHPRRITFLAHRDLDNPAAGGSELLVDRLAGGLTDLGHQVTLICGGPATPRDYRVVSAGGAYGHFLRARSVLARQVGETDLLVEVCNGMPYLASLWHRGPTLCLVNHVHTDLWRMRFRGPLAPAARLGRRLEHWALSGDRRPGMLVAVSPSTEHELRALGVERDRIRVVHNGVEEPGPHTGRSTEPLFVAVGRLVEYKRVDLLLRLWERVRPVTGGRLVVVGDGPERQRLERLAGPGVTFAGHVDEAEKHRLLCAAWLLLHPSAVEGWGLVVTEAAARSTPTVAFDVPGLRDSVADGETGVLARGESSFAAAWCALALSERRRERMGRAARERAASFRWHRTVGQFRAVAAEAVRGFTP; the protein is encoded by the coding sequence ATGCCCCGGCACGTGCCCTCCCCTCCGCGCGCCGCGCCACCCGGCGCGCGGAGGCACCCACCGGCGAGACCGTCGCATCCGCGCCGGATCACCTTCCTCGCCCACCGCGACCTCGACAACCCCGCGGCCGGAGGCTCGGAACTGCTCGTCGACCGTCTCGCCGGCGGGCTGACCGACCTCGGCCACCAGGTCACGCTGATCTGCGGCGGACCCGCCACCCCGCGCGACTACCGGGTGGTCTCGGCGGGCGGCGCCTACGGCCACTTCCTGCGCGCGCGGTCCGTGCTGGCCCGCCAGGTGGGAGAGACCGACCTGTTGGTGGAGGTGTGCAACGGCATGCCCTACCTGGCGTCGTTGTGGCACCGCGGTCCCACGCTGTGCCTGGTCAACCACGTCCACACCGACCTGTGGCGGATGCGGTTCCGCGGCCCGCTGGCACCGGCGGCGCGGCTCGGCCGACGTCTGGAGCACTGGGCGCTGTCCGGCGACCGCCGCCCCGGGATGCTCGTCGCCGTCTCGCCCTCCACGGAGCACGAGTTGCGCGCCCTCGGCGTCGAGCGGGACCGCATCCGGGTGGTGCACAACGGTGTCGAGGAGCCGGGGCCGCACACCGGCCGTTCCACCGAACCCCTCTTCGTGGCGGTGGGACGCCTCGTCGAGTACAAGCGCGTCGACCTGCTGCTGCGACTGTGGGAGCGGGTCCGTCCGGTCACCGGGGGCCGCCTGGTAGTCGTCGGCGACGGCCCCGAGCGGCAGCGCCTGGAACGGCTCGCCGGCCCCGGGGTGACCTTCGCCGGCCACGTCGACGAGGCGGAGAAGCACCGACTGCTCTGCGCCGCCTGGCTCCTGCTCCACCCCTCGGCCGTGGAGGGTTGGGGCCTGGTGGTGACGGAGGCGGCGGCCCGCTCCACCCCGACCGTCGCCTTCGACGTCCCCGGGCTGCGGGACTCGGTGGCCGACGGCGAGACGGGCGTCCTCGCGCGGGGCGAATCCTCGTTCGCCGCCGCCTGGTGCGCGCTGGCCCTGTCCGAGCGACGCCGGGAGCGGATGGGCCGGGCCGCCCGGGAGCGGGCCGCCTCCTTCCGCTGGCATCGCACGGTCGGGCAGTTCCGCGCCGTCGCGGCGGAGGCGGTGAGGGGCTTCACCCCATGA
- a CDS encoding DUF3068 domain-containing protein: MRRTSIPFSLLALGLGTFFLVLAPLLVWYVKPRAAVNPIDIDTTAVYTGTGSVLDLERVETVPDQRITITHRVRGDVAESEAGGAAVWDITTSVDTDASLPAADPHDALDFTPHRWVTDRRTNRPVHCCGEEPYFEGEAYLKFPFDVRERSYAWWDNTLGSTVTLRYEGRAEIRGYEGLRFTGTVPATRTGTRLVPGSLLDTPDRPQVLAEEWYANHGVELVVDQATGRVLYAQTGPRRTLRAPGTDEDAVVLLDSRKVAFTEGTQREAVDQARADGALLRLVGWTLPISATATGLVLVLIAGVLAARGRNDRLRPHGAD, encoded by the coding sequence ATGCGCCGTACATCCATCCCCTTTTCCCTGCTCGCACTGGGTCTTGGCACCTTTTTTCTGGTACTGGCCCCGCTGCTGGTCTGGTATGTGAAACCGCGTGCCGCGGTGAACCCGATCGACATCGACACCACGGCCGTCTACACCGGGACGGGCAGCGTCCTCGACCTGGAACGGGTGGAGACGGTTCCGGATCAGCGGATCACCATCACCCACCGGGTGCGCGGCGACGTCGCCGAGAGCGAGGCCGGCGGTGCCGCCGTCTGGGACATCACCACCTCCGTCGACACCGACGCGTCCCTGCCGGCCGCCGACCCGCACGACGCGCTGGACTTCACCCCGCACCGCTGGGTGACCGACCGGCGAACCAACCGGCCGGTGCACTGCTGCGGCGAGGAGCCGTACTTCGAGGGCGAGGCCTATCTGAAGTTCCCCTTCGACGTGCGGGAACGGTCCTACGCGTGGTGGGACAACACCCTGGGGTCCACCGTGACCCTCCGCTACGAGGGGCGCGCGGAGATCCGCGGCTACGAGGGGCTGCGCTTCACCGGCACGGTCCCGGCGACCCGGACCGGCACGCGGCTGGTCCCGGGCAGTCTGCTGGACACGCCGGATCGACCGCAGGTGCTGGCCGAGGAGTGGTACGCCAACCACGGCGTGGAACTGGTCGTCGACCAGGCGACCGGCCGGGTCCTCTACGCGCAGACCGGGCCGCGCCGCACGCTGCGGGCCCCGGGTACCGACGAGGACGCCGTGGTCCTGCTGGACAGCCGGAAGGTCGCGTTCACCGAGGGGACCCAGCGGGAGGCGGTCGACCAGGCGCGGGCCGACGGCGCCCTGCTGCGTCTGGTGGGGTGGACCCTGCCGATCTCCGCCACCGCGACCGGACTGGTGCTCGTGCTGATCGCCGGCGTCCTGGCGGCGCGCGGTCGAAACGACCGCCTCCGCCCGCATGGCGCTGATTGA
- a CDS encoding PucR family transcriptional regulator, with protein sequence MCAARPGVVTAPSAWREVPPDRVRRFVAGALGEAPALAEQILDEIRREYPRLDLPLDASGEPLALLGIRRAIESFVALLERSATGRASDVESPVVPPEVFQEFGRGEGLHGRSLDSLQAIYRLGVRLAWRRLAEIGQRVEIPAPAMYELVDAGYEYLDGLVDQSVRGYAEAAAREAGERLRLRRRLMEMLLGDRRRGDGVEALAERAAGVGWALPRRVAVGVLLRPAREAVAPALGEDVLLDLEYERPRMVVPDPYAAGRPELLHRALAGWSGAVGPPVPLRDAAKSLRWAEVAVGLMERGLLPSGEVLHCTEHTEALVLLQPEELLDDLSLRCLAPLTHCGPTHARRLAETLLAWLETRGGAPEVAARLGVHPQTVRYRLRRIRELWGGEIDDPDRRFELELVLRAQRLRGELGATDAERPGR encoded by the coding sequence GTGTGCGCCGCCCGTCCCGGGGTCGTGACCGCGCCCTCGGCCTGGCGGGAGGTTCCGCCCGACCGGGTCCGCCGCTTCGTGGCGGGCGCCCTGGGCGAGGCGCCCGCGCTCGCCGAGCAGATCCTCGACGAGATCCGACGCGAGTATCCCCGTCTGGACCTGCCTCTGGACGCCTCCGGTGAACCGCTGGCCCTGCTCGGCATCCGTCGGGCGATCGAGTCCTTCGTGGCGCTGCTGGAGCGTTCCGCGACCGGTCGAGCCTCGGACGTCGAGTCCCCGGTGGTTCCGCCCGAGGTCTTCCAGGAGTTCGGTCGCGGGGAGGGGTTGCACGGTCGCTCGCTCGATTCCCTCCAGGCCATCTATCGCCTGGGGGTCCGGTTGGCGTGGCGGCGTCTGGCGGAGATCGGTCAGCGGGTGGAGATCCCGGCGCCGGCCATGTACGAACTCGTGGACGCGGGATACGAGTACCTCGACGGATTGGTCGACCAGTCCGTCCGCGGTTATGCCGAGGCGGCGGCCCGAGAGGCCGGGGAGCGGCTGCGCCTGCGGCGTCGGTTGATGGAGATGCTGCTGGGCGACCGACGTCGCGGGGATGGTGTCGAGGCGCTGGCGGAGCGCGCCGCGGGGGTCGGGTGGGCGCTGCCGCGTCGGGTCGCCGTGGGGGTGCTGTTGCGCCCCGCGCGGGAGGCCGTCGCCCCCGCCCTCGGCGAGGACGTGCTGCTCGACCTGGAGTACGAGCGGCCCCGCATGGTCGTGCCGGATCCGTACGCCGCCGGGCGTCCGGAGCTGCTGCACCGCGCGCTGGCCGGCTGGTCCGGCGCCGTGGGCCCACCGGTCCCGCTGCGGGACGCGGCCAAGTCGCTCCGCTGGGCCGAGGTCGCGGTGGGGCTGATGGAGCGCGGACTGCTGCCGTCCGGGGAGGTGCTGCACTGCACCGAGCACACGGAGGCGCTGGTCCTGCTCCAGCCGGAGGAACTTCTCGACGACCTGTCCCTTCGCTGCCTGGCCCCGTTGACCCACTGCGGCCCGACGCACGCGCGCCGGCTGGCGGAGACGCTGCTGGCGTGGCTGGAGACGCGCGGTGGCGCCCCGGAGGTCGCCGCGCGACTCGGCGTCCATCCGCAGACCGTCCGCTATCGACTGCGGCGGATCCGGGAGCTGTGGGGCGGCGAGATCGATGATCCCGACCGTCGCTTCGAGCTGGAATTGGTCCTGCGCGCCCAGCGGTTGCGCGGCGAACTCGGCGCGACGGACGCCGAACGCCCCGGGCGCTGA
- a CDS encoding ETX/MTX2 family pore-forming toxin yields MKRRTRALVGALTASTSVLTLGFLATPAQAAGVQVTNLEGVIKNQVGILTYAKTDRVTNSNTSVEVVGDPSVSLGDLWFVGTSTLRNTTDDAQTMSSESFTKTIEDTVTTSVTKGLEVSNTVQASVDMGEVLHLGNELTTTWNFSEENSHANSESVSYTAPQQDIVVPAHTTATVTVRLQQAIATGDVALSTDLGGQYEGWQCSSGSCASSYSPLYSTIKSIQDSGKTWANTPAPALPSGFTLNTGKQALSFEGAGTYSATYGANFDVKVSMAPNSDEGESASSYSLTVPAV; encoded by the coding sequence ATGAAGCGTCGTACGCGTGCCCTCGTCGGTGCCCTCACCGCATCGACCTCTGTCCTCACCCTCGGGTTCCTCGCGACCCCCGCCCAGGCGGCCGGGGTTCAGGTCACCAACCTGGAAGGCGTGATCAAGAATCAGGTCGGGATCCTCACCTACGCCAAGACCGACCGCGTCACCAACTCCAACACCAGCGTCGAGGTCGTCGGCGACCCCTCGGTGAGCCTCGGCGACCTGTGGTTCGTCGGCACCTCCACTCTGCGCAACACCACCGACGACGCGCAGACGATGTCCAGCGAGAGCTTCACCAAGACGATCGAGGACACCGTCACCACCTCGGTGACCAAGGGCCTGGAAGTCTCCAACACCGTCCAGGCTTCCGTGGACATGGGCGAAGTCCTGCACCTGGGCAACGAGCTGACCACGACCTGGAACTTCAGCGAGGAGAACAGCCACGCGAACTCCGAGAGCGTCAGCTACACCGCTCCCCAGCAGGACATCGTCGTGCCCGCTCACACGACGGCCACGGTCACGGTCCGACTCCAGCAGGCCATCGCCACCGGTGACGTGGCGCTCTCCACCGACCTCGGTGGCCAGTACGAGGGATGGCAGTGCAGCAGCGGCTCCTGCGCCTCCTCCTACAGCCCGCTGTACTCGACCATCAAGAGCATCCAGGACAGCGGGAAGACCTGGGCCAACACCCCGGCCCCGGCGCTTCCCTCCGGCTTCACGCTGAACACCGGCAAGCAGGCCCTGAGCTTCGAGGGCGCCGGCACCTACAGTGCCACCTACGGAGCCAACTTCGACGTCAAGGTGTCCATGGCGCCGAACAGCGACGAGGGCGAGTCCGCCTCCTCGTACTCGCTGACCGTCCCGGCGGTCTGA